A genomic region of Homo sapiens chromosome 4, GRCh38.p14 Primary Assembly contains the following coding sequences:
- the TLR3 gene encoding toll-like receptor 3 precursor — protein MRQTLPCIYFWGGLLPFGMLCASSTTKCTVSHEVADCSHLKLTQVPDDLPTNITVLNLTHNQLRRLPAANFTRYSQLTSLDVGFNTISKLEPELCQKLPMLKVLNLQHNELSQLSDKTFAFCTNLTELHLMSNSIQKIKNNPFVKQKNLITLDLSHNGLSSTKLGTQVQLENLQELLLSNNKIQALKSEELDIFANSSLKKLELSSNQIKEFSPGCFHAIGRLFGLFLNNVQLGPSLTEKLCLELANTSIRNLSLSNSQLSTTSNTTFLGLKWTNLTMLDLSYNNLNVVGNDSFAWLPQLEYFFLEYNNIQHLFSHSLHGLFNVRYLNLKRSFTKQSISLASLPKIDDFSFQWLKCLEHLNMEDNDIPGIKSNMFTGLINLKYLSLSNSFTSLRTLTNETFVSLAHSPLHILNLTKNKISKIESDAFSWLGHLEVLDLGLNEIGQELTGQEWRGLENIFEIYLSYNKYLQLTRNSFALVPSLQRLMLRRVALKNVDSSPSPFQPLRNLTILDLSNNNIANINDDMLEGLEKLEILDLQHNNLARLWKHANPGGPIYFLKGLSHLHILNLESNGFDEIPVEVFKDLFELKIIDLGLNNLNTLPASVFNNQVSLKSLNLQKNLITSVEKKVFGPAFRNLTELDMRFNPFDCTCESIAWFVNWINETHTNIPELSSHYLCNTPPHYHGFPVRLFDTSSCKDSAPFELFFMINTSILLIFIFIVLLIHFEGWRISFYWNVSVHRVLGFKEIDRQTEQFEYAAYIIHAYKDKDWVWEHFSSMEKEDQSLKFCLEERDFEAGVFELEAIVNSIKRSRKIIFVITHHLLKDPLCKRFKVHHAVQQAIEQNLDSIILVFLEEIPDYKLNHALCLRRGMFKSHCILNWPVQKERIGAFRHKLQVALGSKNSVH, from the exons ATGAGACAGACTTTGCCTTGTATCTACTTTTGGGGGGGCCTTTTGCCCTTTGGGATGCTGTGTGCATCCTCCACCACCAAGTGCACTGTTAGCCATGAAGTTGCTGACTGCAGCCACCTGAAGTTGACTCAGGTACCCGATGATCTACCCACAAAcataacagtgttgaaccttacCCATAATCAACTCAGAAGATTACCAGCCGCCAACTTCACAAGGTATAGCCAGCTAACTAGCTTGGATGTAGGATTTAACACCATCTCAAAACTGGAGCCAGAATTGTGCCAGAAACTTCCCATGTTAAAAGTTTTGAACCTCCAGCACAATGAGCTATCTCAACTTTCTGATAAAACCTTTGCCTTCTGCACGAATTTGACTGAACTCCATCTCATGTCCAACTCaatccagaaaattaaaaataatccctTTGTCAAGCAGAAG aaTTTAATCACATTAGATCTGTCTCATAATGGCTTGTCATCTACAAAATTAGGAACTCAGGTTCAGCTGGAAAATCTCCAAGAGCTTCTATTATCAAACAATAAAATTCAAGCGCTAAAAAGTGAAGAACTGGATATCTTTGCcaattcatctttaaaaaaattagagttgTCATCGAATCAAATTAAAGAG TTTTCTCCAGGGTGTTTTCACGCAATTGGAAGATTATTTGGCCTCTTTCTGAACAATGTCCAGCTGGGTCCCAGCCTTACAGAGAAGCTATGTTTGGAATTAGCAAACACAAGCATTCGGAATCTGTCTCTGAGTAACAGCCAGCTGTCCACCACCAGCAATACAACTTTCTTGGGACTAAAGTGGACAAATCTCACTATGCTCGATCTTTCCTACAACAACTTAAATGTGGTTGGTAACGATTCCTTTGCTTGGCTTCCACAACTAGAATATTTCTTCCTAGAGTATAATAATATACAGCATTTGTTTTCTCACTCTTTGCACGGGCTTTTCAATGTGAGGTACCTGAATTTGAAACGGTCTTTTACTAAACAAAGTATTTCCCTTGCCTCACTCCCCAAGattgatgatttttcttttcagtggCTAAAATGTTTGGAGCACCTTAACATGGAAGATAATGATATTCCAGGCATAAAAAGCAATATGTTCACAGGATTGATAAACCTGAAATACTTAAGTCTATCCAACTCCTTTACAAGTTTGCGAACTTTGACAAATGAAACATTTGTATCACTTGCTCATTCTCCCTTACACATACTCAACCTAACCAagaataaaatctcaaaaatagAGAGTGATGCTTTCTCTTGGTTGGGCCACCTAGAAGTACTTGACCTGGGCCTTAATGAAATTGGGCAAGAACTCACAGGCCAGGAATGGAGAGGTCTAGAAAATATTTTCGAAATCTATCTTTCCTACAACAAGTACCTGCAGCTGACTAGGAACTCCTTTGCCTTGGTCCCAAGCCTTCAACGACTGATGCTCCGAAGGGTGGCCCTTAAAAATGTGGATAGCTCTCCTTCACCATTCCAGCCTCTTCGTAACTTGACCATTCTGGATCTAAGCAACAACAACATAGCCAACATAAATGATGACATGTTGGAGGGTCTTGAGAAACTAGAAATTCTCGATTTGCAGCATAACAACTTAGCACGGCTCTGGAAACACGCAAACCCTGGTGGTCCCATTTATTTCCTAAAGGGTCTGTCTCACCTCCACATCCTTAACTTGGAGTCCAACGGCTTTGACGAGATCCCAGTTGAGGTCTTCAAGGATTTATTTGAACTAAAGATCATCGATTTAGGATTGAATAATTTAAACACACTTCCAGCATCTGTCTTTAATAATCAGGTGTCTCTAAAGTCATTGAACCTTCAGAAGAATCTCATAACATCCGTTGAGAAGAAGGTTTTCGGGCCAGCTTTCAGGAACCTGACTGAGTTAGATATGCGCTTTAATCCCTTTGATTGCACGTGTGAAAGTATTGCCTGGTTTGTTAATTGGATTAACGAGACCCATACCAACATCCCTGAGCTGTCAAGCCACTACCTTTGCAACACTCCACCTCACTATCATGGGTTCCCAGTGAGACTTTTTGATACATCATCTTGCAAAGACAGTGCCCCCTTTGAACTCTTTTTCATGATCAATACCAGTATCCTgttgatttttatctttattgtacTTCTCATCCACTTTGAGGGCTGGAGGATATCTTTTTATTGGAATGTTTCAGTACATCGAGTTCTTGGTTTCAAAgaaatagacagacagacagaacaGTTTGAATATGCAGCATATATAATTCATGCCTATAAAGATAAGGATTGGGTCTGGGAACATTTCTCTTCAATGGAAAAGGAAGACCAATCTCTCAAATTTTGTCTGGAAGAAAGGGACTTTGAGGCGGGTGTTTTTGAACTAGAAGCAATTGTTAACAGCatcaaaagaagcagaaaaattatttttgttataacacACCATCTATTAAAAGACCCATTATGCAAAAG ATTCAAGGTACATCATGCAGTTCAACAAGCTATTGAACAAAATCTGGATTCCATTATATTGGTTTTCCTTGAGGAGATTCCAGATTATAAACTGAACCATGCACTCTGTTTGCGAAGAGGAATGTTTAAATCTCACTGCATCTTGAACTGGCCAGTTCAGAAAGAACGGATAGGTGCCTTTCGTCATAAATTGCAAGTAGCACTTGGATCCAAAAACTCTgtacattaa